In one Mucilaginibacter sp. PAMB04168 genomic region, the following are encoded:
- a CDS encoding bifunctional 4-hydroxy-2-oxoglutarate aldolase/2-dehydro-3-deoxy-phosphogluconate aldolase — protein sequence MKSKQEVLDSIIAQGMLPLFFYADAQVSVEITRTLYKAGVRVFEYTNRGAAALDNFKQLKELQQNEMPNLHLGIGTIKSADEADAFINAGADFLVSPIVNPEVAKMAHDRNMLWIPGCMTPTEIYTAQCNDAALIKLFPANILGPSFLSSIKELFRDQLFMPTGGVEMEAENIATWFKAGVCAVGMGSKLISKQVLEGKQYDQLYTDTQKALELVQTSR from the coding sequence ATGAAAAGCAAACAAGAAGTTTTAGATAGTATTATTGCACAGGGCATGCTGCCCTTGTTTTTTTACGCAGATGCCCAAGTGAGCGTTGAAATTACCCGCACACTGTATAAAGCAGGCGTAAGGGTGTTTGAATACACCAACCGTGGCGCGGCAGCGCTCGATAACTTTAAGCAGTTAAAAGAGCTTCAGCAAAACGAAATGCCCAACCTGCACTTAGGCATAGGCACTATCAAATCGGCCGATGAGGCTGATGCGTTCATCAATGCCGGTGCCGATTTTTTGGTATCGCCTATTGTAAACCCTGAGGTGGCTAAAATGGCGCACGACAGGAACATGCTGTGGATACCCGGCTGTATGACGCCTACCGAAATTTACACCGCCCAGTGCAATGATGCTGCGCTGATTAAACTGTTTCCGGCCAATATTTTAGGACCGTCGTTCTTAAGCTCTATTAAAGAGCTATTTCGCGACCAATTATTTATGCCAACCGGCGGTGTGGAGATGGAAGCCGAAAACATTGCTACCTGGTTTAAGGCCGGTGTGTGTGCAGTAGGTATGGGCAGCAAACTCATTAGCAAACAAGTACTCGAAGGTAAACAGTATGATCAGTTGTATACCGATACACAAAAAGCACTGGAACTGGTACAAACCAGCCGGTAA
- a CDS encoding DUF4112 domain-containing protein, whose amino-acid sequence MPNSTNNKPPVNLTGQLKWVEGISRLLDDQFKIPGTNFRFGLDPIINLLPVAGDAAGFMVSAMLVLTMARHGVSRKVLILMLLNVLIDGLIGSIPLVGQIFDFYYKSNTRNIKLLKEHYVEGKHKGSGTGVVIVVLLILLVFMALFLYLSYLLLSFIAHLF is encoded by the coding sequence GTGCCCAATTCTACTAACAACAAACCACCCGTAAATTTAACCGGCCAGCTTAAGTGGGTGGAAGGAATCTCGCGCCTGCTTGACGACCAGTTTAAGATACCGGGCACTAATTTTCGCTTTGGCCTCGATCCCATTATCAATCTGCTCCCCGTAGCGGGCGATGCCGCTGGCTTTATGGTGAGCGCTATGCTGGTTTTAACGATGGCCAGGCACGGGGTAAGCCGCAAGGTGCTGATATTAATGCTGCTTAATGTACTCATTGATGGTTTAATCGGGTCAATACCCTTAGTCGGACAAATTTTCGATTTCTATTACAAATCAAACACCCGCAACATTAAGCTGCTCAAAGAGCATTATGTAGAGGGAAAACACAAGGGCAGCGGCACAGGCGTTGTGATTGTAGTGTTGTTAATATTACTGGTATTCATGGCGCTGTTCCTATACCTCAGTTACCTGTTGTTGTCGTTTATTGCCCATCTTTTCTAA
- a CDS encoding sugar kinase encodes MSDLLNKDYSSGSVLNFGELLLRITPDAGGDWLRENNIPVFVGGAELNVATALALWDVPSRYFTALPQNGMSAQLLSFLQDKGIDTSSIFYHGNRVGLYFLTKGQDLKNDALIYDRANSAFAELTPGVVDWDKVLDGVTWFHFSAICPAISQNAADVCKEVLEVASRKGITTSVDLNYRAKLWKYGKEPIDVMPELAQYCDLIMGNVWAAERMLGVKVDELVTESGQKSLYVKEAQNSSEAVIKQFPKCKAVANTFRFTADDNTNVEYYTVLYTDGKPYLSGEHRAERIIDKVGSGDCYMAGLIYGFYNGYDPQQTVDFATAAAFTKLFVNSDATDRSVEFIQEAIIK; translated from the coding sequence ATGAGTGACTTACTGAATAAAGATTACAGCAGCGGCTCGGTTCTCAACTTTGGCGAGCTGTTGTTGCGTATTACCCCCGATGCCGGCGGCGATTGGCTGCGCGAGAACAACATTCCTGTTTTTGTGGGTGGTGCAGAGCTTAACGTAGCCACTGCACTGGCCCTTTGGGACGTACCATCGCGCTATTTTACCGCTTTGCCGCAAAATGGCATGTCGGCGCAGCTTCTTTCTTTTTTGCAGGATAAGGGCATAGACACCTCATCCATTTTTTACCATGGTAACCGCGTGGGCCTTTACTTTTTAACTAAAGGACAGGATTTAAAGAACGACGCCCTCATTTATGACCGTGCCAACTCTGCCTTTGCTGAGCTTACCCCCGGCGTGGTTGATTGGGATAAAGTACTAGATGGAGTAACCTGGTTTCACTTTAGTGCGATTTGCCCGGCCATTAGTCAAAATGCTGCTGATGTTTGTAAGGAAGTGCTGGAAGTAGCTTCTCGCAAAGGCATCACCACATCGGTGGATTTAAATTACCGCGCCAAATTGTGGAAATACGGCAAGGAGCCTATTGATGTAATGCCTGAGCTGGCTCAATACTGCGACCTGATTATGGGCAACGTATGGGCGGCCGAGCGCATGCTGGGCGTAAAGGTTGACGAACTGGTAACCGAATCGGGACAGAAAAGCCTGTATGTTAAGGAAGCTCAAAACAGCTCTGAAGCCGTTATAAAGCAGTTTCCAAAATGCAAGGCAGTTGCCAACACCTTTAGGTTTACGGCCGATGATAATACCAATGTGGAGTATTACACCGTTTTATATACCGACGGGAAACCGTACCTTTCGGGCGAGCACCGTGCCGAGCGTATTATAGATAAGGTAGGCAGCGGCGATTGTTATATGGCCGGACTCATATACGGTTTTTATAACGGCTATGATCCGCAGCAAACGGTTGATTTTGCTACGGCGGCCGCATTTACCAAATTATTTGTAAACAGCGATGCCACCGACCGCAGCGTTGAATTTATACAAGAAGCCATTATTAAATGA
- a CDS encoding NADP-dependent glyceraldehyde-3-phosphate dehydrogenase has product MSFKDELNSLFVEESQIQEEYRISELHQREYLVNGEMKQWDGEVSEVFSPICIPGPDGLQRKLIGSYPLGTEKEAMDALEAAEAAYNNGRGEWPTMSVSDRIKCLEKFVYKMVEQRDLVIKLIMWEIGKSLADSTKEFDRTVEYINLTIDALKDIDRQSSRFEIAEGVVAQTRRSPIGVVLCMGPFNYPLNETFTTLIPAIIMGNTILFKPPKHGTLVHYPLLRAFQESFPKGVVNTVYGRGANVTPGLMATGRINVLAFIGSSKVANDLKKRHPKINRLRAVLSLDAKNAAIVTKSADLQIAVNECILGSLSYNGQRCTAIKIIHVHKDVADEFLKLLSEGIAKLKYGMPWTKGVNLTPVAEPGKPAYLKECIDDAIANGARIVNENGGETVASFVFPAVVYPVKETMKLYREEQFGPVIPVIPFESIEEPIQYQIDSPHGMQVSIFSTDAQETADLIDPFVNLVSRVNINAQCQRGPDVFPFTGRKDSAEGTLSVNDALRSFSIRSLVATKLTDANKQLLNDIVNKHDSNFLSTNYIF; this is encoded by the coding sequence ATGAGTTTCAAAGACGAGCTTAACAGCTTATTCGTTGAAGAAAGCCAGATACAGGAGGAATACCGTATCTCGGAGCTTCATCAGCGGGAGTATCTGGTAAACGGCGAGATGAAGCAATGGGATGGCGAAGTAAGTGAGGTTTTCTCACCTATCTGCATTCCAGGGCCCGATGGTTTGCAACGCAAACTGATTGGCAGCTATCCGCTGGGTACCGAAAAAGAAGCGATGGATGCCCTGGAGGCAGCCGAAGCAGCTTACAACAATGGCCGTGGCGAATGGCCCACCATGAGCGTATCAGACCGCATTAAGTGCCTCGAAAAGTTTGTATACAAAATGGTGGAGCAGCGCGACCTGGTGATTAAGCTCATTATGTGGGAAATTGGCAAATCGCTGGCCGATTCTACTAAAGAGTTTGACCGTACGGTTGAGTACATTAACCTGACTATTGATGCATTGAAAGACATCGATCGCCAGTCGTCCAGATTTGAAATTGCCGAAGGTGTGGTTGCACAAACCCGCCGTTCGCCCATAGGCGTGGTGCTTTGTATGGGGCCGTTCAACTACCCGCTGAATGAAACTTTTACAACGCTCATTCCGGCCATTATTATGGGCAATACCATACTCTTCAAACCACCAAAGCATGGTACGCTGGTGCATTATCCGCTGTTGCGTGCTTTCCAGGAATCATTCCCTAAAGGCGTGGTAAACACGGTTTACGGCCGTGGCGCTAATGTTACACCTGGCCTTATGGCTACTGGCCGGATCAATGTGCTGGCCTTCATCGGCTCAAGCAAGGTGGCTAACGATTTAAAGAAACGTCACCCTAAAATTAACCGTTTGCGTGCGGTATTGAGTTTAGATGCCAAAAATGCGGCTATCGTTACCAAATCTGCTGATTTGCAGATTGCCGTTAACGAGTGTATTTTAGGTTCACTCTCTTATAACGGTCAGCGTTGTACAGCAATTAAAATCATCCATGTACATAAAGATGTTGCTGATGAGTTTTTGAAACTGCTGAGCGAAGGCATTGCCAAACTGAAATACGGTATGCCATGGACTAAGGGTGTAAACCTTACCCCGGTGGCCGAACCAGGCAAGCCCGCTTACTTAAAAGAATGTATTGACGACGCCATTGCTAACGGCGCCCGGATAGTTAATGAGAACGGCGGAGAAACCGTTGCTTCATTCGTATTTCCGGCGGTAGTTTATCCGGTTAAAGAGACAATGAAACTGTACCGCGAAGAACAATTCGGCCCGGTTATCCCCGTTATTCCGTTCGAGTCTATAGAAGAACCTATTCAGTACCAGATTGATTCGCCGCATGGTATGCAGGTGAGTATCTTTAGCACCGATGCACAGGAAACGGCCGACCTGATCGATCCGTTTGTAAACCTGGTAAGCCGCGTAAACATCAACGCACAATGCCAGCGCGGACCAGACGTATTTCCATTCACCGGTCGTAAAGACAGCGCCGAAGGCACGCTTTCAGTAAACGATGCCTTACGTTCGTTCTCTATCCGCTCATTGGTAGCTACCAAGCTTACCGATGCCAACAAGCAGTTACTGAACGATATTGTAAACAAGCACGACAGCAATTTCCTGAGTACAAATTATATTTTTTAG
- a CDS encoding MFS transporter: MKDVNMSNYRWTICALLFFATTINYLDRQVLSLLKPLLSKEFGWTDSDYGTIVGVFSLAYAFSMLFAGRVVDYLGTKAGYAWSIILWSIGAILHAIAHLVPSSILGFSLGRTVLAVGESGNFPAAIKTTAEYFPKKDRALATGVFNSGANVGAILAPIVVPWIAEKWGWQWAFIGIGAIGFIWLIFWLFLYEIPSKNKKVNPSEYEYIHSDEVQQHEPIKVEREDEGKKFTYLQCFQYKQTWAFAFGKFMTDGVWWFYLFWLPAYFDAQYGMTGTSISMPIAILYTITVIGSIGGGAFPQYFINKGYNPYDGRMKAMLIIAIFPLVVLLTPYLSQYSYWYAVGLIAIGASAHQAWSANIFTTVGDMFPKKAIATITGIGGMAGGIGSFLLSKGGGMLFDHYKASGKISTGYSIMFVICAVAYIIAWVVMKTLVPKMKPIEM; encoded by the coding sequence ATGAAAGATGTTAACATGAGCAATTACCGGTGGACCATATGTGCACTGCTGTTTTTTGCTACAACAATTAACTACCTCGACCGCCAGGTACTGAGCTTGTTAAAACCTTTATTATCAAAAGAGTTTGGCTGGACCGATAGTGATTATGGCACCATTGTGGGTGTTTTTTCATTGGCCTATGCTTTTTCTATGTTGTTTGCTGGCCGTGTCGTAGATTACCTGGGTACTAAAGCAGGTTATGCCTGGTCAATCATTTTATGGTCTATAGGCGCTATACTGCATGCCATAGCCCACTTGGTGCCTAGCAGCATTTTGGGCTTTTCGTTGGGTCGTACCGTTTTGGCCGTAGGCGAATCGGGCAACTTTCCGGCGGCTATTAAAACCACGGCCGAGTATTTTCCTAAGAAAGACCGTGCACTGGCAACCGGCGTATTCAACTCTGGAGCAAACGTAGGCGCCATCCTGGCCCCTATTGTGGTGCCATGGATTGCCGAAAAATGGGGCTGGCAGTGGGCTTTTATTGGTATTGGTGCCATTGGCTTTATCTGGTTAATTTTCTGGCTGTTTTTATACGAAATCCCTTCAAAAAATAAAAAAGTTAATCCATCAGAATACGAGTACATCCATAGCGATGAAGTTCAGCAGCACGAGCCTATCAAAGTAGAGCGTGAGGATGAAGGAAAAAAGTTCACGTACCTGCAATGTTTTCAGTACAAGCAAACCTGGGCTTTTGCCTTCGGTAAGTTTATGACAGATGGTGTATGGTGGTTTTACCTGTTTTGGCTGCCGGCTTATTTTGATGCACAGTACGGCATGACGGGTACTTCCATATCTATGCCTATTGCTATTCTGTATACCATTACCGTTATCGGTTCAATTGGTGGCGGTGCATTCCCGCAGTATTTTATCAATAAAGGATACAACCCTTATGATGGGCGTATGAAGGCCATGCTTATTATAGCCATATTCCCGCTGGTGGTGTTATTAACCCCGTATTTGAGCCAGTATAGTTACTGGTATGCAGTTGGATTGATTGCTATTGGTGCTTCGGCACACCAAGCCTGGTCTGCCAATATATTTACTACTGTAGGCGATATGTTCCCTAAAAAAGCTATTGCAACCATTACAGGTATCGGTGGCATGGCTGGCGGCATCGGGTCCTTTTTGTTGAGCAAAGGCGGCGGTATGCTGTTCGATCATTACAAGGCATCAGGTAAAATCAGCACCGGTTACTCTATCATGTTTGTAATTTGTGCGGTAGCTTACATAATTGCCTGGGTAGTGATGAAAACATTAGTGCCTAAAATGAAGCCTATTGAAATGTAA
- the uxaC gene encoding glucuronate isomerase: MKKFLDENFLLQTETAQRLYHEYAKGLPIIDYHCHLPQDQIANNLNFNNLTHVWLYGDHYKWRAMRTNGIDESYITGNKSDFEKFEQWAATVPYTLRNPLYHWTHLELQRYFDVYDLLSPATAKQIYDDCTAKLQTPEFAVQSLIQKMNVETICTTDDPLDNLAYHQQLAGNQVVKVLPAFRPDKAMNADDTAAFNAYVNKLEEVADVSIGDYDSYLQALKKRHDFFAANGCSVSDHGLEQIYAEDYTEEEVRTIFDKIRGGAVLLPGEILKLKSALLFQFAIWDHEKGWVQQFHLGALRNNNTRLLTQLGPDTGFDSIGDFSQARSLSKFFNKLDTEDKLTKTIIYNLNPADNEMMATMIGNFNDGSVAGKVQFGSGWWFLDQKDGMIKQMNALSNMGLLSRFIGMLTDSRSFLSFPRHEYFRRLVCNLLGEDIENGELPNDIEWTGKIVRDICYYNAKNYFTF, from the coding sequence ATGAAAAAGTTTTTAGATGAGAATTTCTTGCTGCAAACCGAGACTGCGCAGCGCCTGTACCACGAGTACGCCAAAGGTTTACCTATTATTGATTACCACTGCCATTTGCCGCAAGATCAAATAGCAAACAATCTTAACTTTAATAACTTAACGCATGTTTGGCTTTACGGCGACCACTATAAATGGCGCGCCATGCGCACTAACGGTATTGACGAGAGCTATATAACCGGTAATAAATCCGATTTCGAAAAATTTGAGCAGTGGGCTGCCACCGTGCCTTATACGCTGCGCAACCCCCTTTACCACTGGACACACCTGGAACTACAACGTTATTTTGATGTGTATGATCTGCTTTCGCCAGCTACGGCAAAGCAAATTTATGATGATTGTACCGCTAAGCTGCAAACCCCGGAGTTTGCCGTGCAAAGCCTTATCCAAAAAATGAACGTGGAAACCATCTGTACCACAGATGATCCGTTAGATAACCTGGCTTACCACCAGCAGTTGGCCGGTAACCAAGTAGTAAAAGTGCTTCCGGCTTTCCGCCCCGATAAGGCCATGAATGCTGATGATACTGCTGCCTTTAATGCATATGTAAACAAGCTGGAAGAAGTGGCCGATGTAAGCATTGGCGATTATGACTCCTACCTGCAGGCACTTAAAAAACGTCATGATTTTTTTGCGGCCAACGGTTGTTCGGTATCCGACCATGGCTTGGAACAAATTTATGCCGAAGATTATACCGAAGAAGAAGTAAGAACCATATTTGACAAGATACGCGGCGGGGCCGTACTGCTGCCGGGCGAAATATTGAAACTGAAATCGGCCTTGTTGTTCCAGTTTGCTATCTGGGATCATGAGAAAGGCTGGGTGCAGCAGTTTCACCTGGGTGCCTTGCGTAACAACAACACCCGTTTGTTAACCCAGTTAGGGCCCGATACCGGTTTTGACTCTATCGGCGATTTTAGCCAGGCCCGTTCACTGTCCAAGTTCTTTAACAAACTGGACACCGAAGATAAGCTGACCAAAACCATCATCTACAACCTTAATCCTGCCGATAATGAAATGATGGCTACCATGATTGGTAACTTTAACGACGGCTCGGTTGCAGGTAAGGTGCAGTTTGGCTCGGGCTGGTGGTTCCTGGATCAGAAAGATGGCATGATTAAGCAAATGAATGCCCTATCCAACATGGGTTTGCTGAGCCGCTTTATTGGTATGCTTACCGATTCGCGCAGCTTCCTGTCGTTCCCCCGCCATGAGTATTTCCGCCGTTTGGTGTGTAACCTGCTGGGTGAGGATATTGAGAACGGCGAACTGCCAAACGATATTGAATGGACCGGCAAAATTGTGCGCGACATTTGCTACTACAATGCTAAAAACTATTTCACTTTTTAA